One window of the Conexibacter sp. SYSU D00693 genome contains the following:
- a CDS encoding TauD/TfdA family dioxygenase, translated as MTTQDIAVDSKVTVHPVSLALGARLEGVDLTQPIDEPDWAVVRQAFADHSLVIVRGQDITVDDQRRWAQGFSELDLPEGVSPLEMREHTSMFTLEGHPDTLALHNNADRRPGLDHWHTDNIGFVDPPSATVLYAKVTPALGGDTLFASMHLAFEALSRPMQVFLESLDAVHDMRQAFRNPMLEEALRKKGIDPDEHFARHEPAVHPLVRTHPVTGRKALFLSAPHTTGIVGLSDKEARTLLQFLFHHCEDPAFQYRHVWQEGDVLVWDNRALQHLPVADYHPHERLMFRMSVSGDVVRRG; from the coding sequence ATGACCACGCAGGACATCGCGGTCGACAGCAAGGTGACGGTGCACCCGGTGAGCCTCGCGCTCGGGGCGCGGCTCGAGGGCGTCGACCTCACGCAGCCCATCGACGAGCCCGACTGGGCCGTCGTGCGCCAGGCGTTCGCCGACCACAGCCTCGTCATCGTCCGCGGGCAGGACATCACCGTCGACGACCAGCGTCGCTGGGCGCAGGGCTTCAGCGAGCTCGACCTGCCGGAGGGCGTGAGCCCGCTGGAGATGCGCGAGCACACGTCGATGTTCACGCTCGAGGGCCACCCGGACACGCTGGCGCTGCACAACAACGCCGACCGCCGCCCGGGCCTCGACCACTGGCACACCGACAACATCGGCTTCGTCGACCCGCCGAGCGCGACGGTGCTCTACGCCAAGGTCACGCCGGCGCTGGGCGGCGACACGCTCTTCGCCTCGATGCACCTCGCCTTCGAGGCGCTGTCCAGGCCGATGCAGGTCTTCCTGGAGTCGCTCGACGCGGTGCACGACATGCGCCAGGCCTTCCGCAACCCGATGCTCGAGGAGGCGCTGCGCAAGAAGGGCATCGACCCCGACGAGCACTTCGCCCGCCACGAGCCGGCGGTCCACCCGCTCGTGCGCACGCACCCGGTCACCGGGCGCAAGGCGCTGTTCCTCTCGGCGCCGCACACGACCGGCATCGTCGGCCTGTCCGACAAGGAGGCCCGGACCCTCCTGCAGTTCCTCTTCCACCACTGCGAGGACCCGGCCTTCCAGTACCGCCACGTCTGGCAGGAGGGCGACGTCCTGGTGTGGGACAACCGCGCGCTGCAGCACCTGCCCGTCGCCGACTACCACCCGCACGAGCGCCTCATGTTCCGCATGAGCGTCTCGGGCGACGTGGTGCGCCGGGGCTGA
- a CDS encoding cytochrome P450 gives MTTTTSLGAAYHPFAGAHVTDPHPFFDGLRAQEPVTFNPVLGMWLVSRYEDVCAVLRDARRFSNRDMLSSGAHLTDEARAILARGYDTRHVLLGMDPPAHTRLRRLMNRGFTRARIAAMAPLIARVTHELVDAFDGHDHADLVEQLAYPLPVHVILGVMGVPEEDVWQIKRWSADWQGLAFEPIPAEDQPAMAEGVLAFQRYCIELIEDRRRGPREDLTSYLVHAEHEGERLTEHELVLAIGASMLSAGHESTTALLANTWKVALEQGWWERLREDRSRLLPFLEEASRWDSVSHGMVRTAVQDVVVGGVELPAGSRLMLLFASANRDEAACPHAAQLDPEREGAARANLTFGRGTHFCLGAPLAKLQFEIATNALLDRLPELRLVDGQDHGVWQSLVLRQMRHLRVAWTPR, from the coding sequence ATGACGACCACCACGTCCCTCGGCGCCGCCTACCACCCCTTCGCCGGCGCGCACGTCACCGACCCGCACCCGTTCTTCGACGGCCTCCGCGCGCAGGAGCCGGTGACGTTCAACCCGGTGCTCGGCATGTGGCTCGTCAGCCGCTACGAGGACGTCTGCGCGGTGCTGCGCGACGCCCGGCGCTTCTCGAACCGCGACATGCTCAGCAGCGGCGCGCACCTGACCGACGAGGCGCGCGCGATCCTCGCCCGCGGCTACGACACGCGCCACGTCCTGCTGGGCATGGACCCGCCGGCGCACACGCGCCTGCGGCGGCTCATGAACCGCGGCTTCACCCGCGCGCGCATCGCGGCGATGGCGCCGCTCATCGCGCGCGTGACGCACGAGCTCGTCGACGCCTTCGACGGCCACGACCACGCCGACCTCGTGGAGCAGCTCGCCTACCCCCTGCCCGTCCACGTGATCCTCGGCGTCATGGGCGTCCCCGAGGAGGACGTCTGGCAGATCAAGCGCTGGAGCGCCGACTGGCAGGGCCTGGCCTTCGAGCCGATCCCGGCCGAGGACCAGCCCGCGATGGCCGAGGGCGTGCTCGCCTTCCAGCGCTACTGCATCGAGCTCATCGAGGACCGCCGGCGCGGCCCGCGCGAGGACCTCACGAGCTACCTCGTCCACGCCGAGCACGAGGGCGAGCGGCTCACCGAGCACGAGCTCGTCCTCGCGATCGGCGCCTCGATGCTCTCGGCCGGCCACGAGTCGACGACCGCGCTGCTGGCCAACACCTGGAAGGTCGCGCTCGAGCAGGGCTGGTGGGAGCGCCTGCGCGAGGACCGCTCGCGGCTGCTGCCGTTCCTCGAGGAGGCCAGCCGCTGGGACTCTGTCTCCCACGGCATGGTCCGCACGGCGGTGCAGGACGTCGTCGTCGGCGGCGTCGAGCTGCCCGCGGGGTCGCGGCTCATGCTCCTGTTCGCGTCGGCCAACCGCGACGAGGCGGCCTGCCCGCACGCGGCGCAGCTCGACCCCGAGCGCGAGGGCGCGGCCCGCGCGAACCTCACCTTCGGGCGCGGCACGCACTTCTGCCTCGGCGCGCCGCTGGCCAAGCTCCAGTTCGAGATCGCCACGAACGCGCTGCTGGACCGCCTGCCCGAGCTGCGCCTCGTCGACGGCCAGGACCACGGCGTCTGGCAGAGCCTGGTCCTGCGCCAGATGCGCCACCTGCGGGTGGCGTGGACGCCGCGCTAG
- a CDS encoding DUF427 domain-containing protein has product MAAAPPFDIEVPPERVEPTPRWVRVRAGDRWVADSRSALLHVRYGPGVLPTYCFAPEDVDLEAVAALPPGAARRLSVADGAPAELDGHWTFTWDGTVRWFEEAEEVVVHARDPRHRVDVVPSERHVVVAHEGEVLADSRRPHALFETTLPTRWYLPPQDVRLDLLEPSTTVSRCPFKGTARFLRHGGRDLAWVYDEPIPECPKVAGLVCFFDEHVDLAIDGERQRRPVTPWTSDPTG; this is encoded by the coding sequence ATGGCGGCCGCCCCGCCCTTCGACATCGAGGTCCCGCCCGAGCGCGTCGAGCCCACGCCCCGGTGGGTGCGCGTGCGCGCCGGCGACCGGTGGGTGGCCGACAGCCGCAGCGCCCTGCTGCACGTCCGCTACGGCCCCGGCGTCCTGCCGACCTACTGCTTCGCACCCGAGGACGTCGACCTCGAGGCGGTCGCCGCGCTGCCGCCCGGCGCCGCCCGGCGCCTGAGCGTCGCCGACGGCGCGCCCGCCGAGCTCGACGGGCACTGGACGTTCACGTGGGACGGGACGGTGCGGTGGTTCGAGGAGGCCGAGGAGGTCGTCGTCCACGCCCGCGACCCGCGACACCGCGTCGACGTCGTGCCCAGTGAGCGCCACGTCGTCGTCGCCCACGAGGGCGAGGTCCTGGCCGACTCCCGCCGCCCGCACGCGCTGTTCGAGACGACGCTGCCCACGCGGTGGTACCTGCCACCGCAGGACGTCCGGCTCGACCTGCTCGAGCCGTCGACGACCGTCTCGCGCTGCCCGTTCAAGGGCACCGCGCGGTTCCTGCGCCACGGCGGGCGCGACCTCGCCTGGGTCTACGACGAGCCGATCCCCGAGTGCCCGAAGGTCGCCGGCCTGGTCTGCTTCTTCGACGAGCACGTCGACCTCGCGATCGACGGCGAGCGCCAGCGGCGGCCGGTCACGCCCTGGACGTCTGACCCGACGGGCTAG
- a CDS encoding alpha/beta hydrolase: MAVSSPARLVVEVPDGGPAIPPAAGTVALALRPDLREALLRVPAAAAAGGPCPLVVLLHGAGGTARRAIGMLGAAGEEAPLLLLAIDAHDATWDVVRGGFGPDVAFLGAALSEVFATCPVDRERVVLGGFSDGASYALSLGLANGDLLTHLLAFSPGFAVPPATVGRPRVFVSHGTGDAVLPIDRCSRRIVPQLRAAGHDVAFHEFAGGHEVPQDVVGAALDWVRT; encoded by the coding sequence GTGGCGGTCTCGTCTCCGGCGCGCTTGGTCGTGGAGGTCCCCGACGGCGGACCCGCGATCCCGCCCGCGGCCGGGACGGTCGCGCTCGCGCTGCGGCCCGACCTGCGCGAGGCGCTGCTGCGGGTGCCGGCGGCCGCGGCGGCGGGCGGACCGTGCCCGCTGGTGGTCCTGCTGCACGGCGCGGGCGGCACGGCCCGGCGCGCCATCGGCATGCTCGGCGCGGCGGGCGAGGAGGCGCCCCTGCTGCTCCTGGCCATCGACGCCCACGACGCCACCTGGGACGTCGTCCGCGGCGGCTTCGGCCCCGACGTCGCGTTCCTCGGCGCGGCCCTCAGCGAGGTCTTCGCCACCTGCCCGGTGGACCGCGAGCGGGTGGTCCTGGGCGGCTTCTCGGACGGCGCGTCGTACGCCCTGTCGCTCGGGCTGGCCAACGGCGACCTGCTCACCCACCTCCTCGCCTTCTCCCCGGGCTTCGCCGTCCCGCCGGCGACGGTCGGCCGCCCGCGGGTCTTCGTCTCGCACGGCACCGGCGACGCGGTCCTCCCGATCGACCGCTGCAGCCGGCGGATCGTGCCGCAGCTGCGCGCGGCCGGCCACGACGTCGCCTTCCACGAGTTCGCCGGCGGGCACGAGGTGCCCCAGGACGTCGTGGGCGCCGCGCTGGACTGGGTGCGCACGTAG
- a CDS encoding DUF3253 domain-containing protein, with protein MRVRPPGYASHVDLEAVIREHVERRGAGRTVCPSEVARAVGGDGDERWRPLMPAVREAAAAMARRGEIAVTQRGEPVDALDARGPIRLGLPAGD; from the coding sequence GTGAGGGTACGCCCGCCCGGGTACGCCTCCCACGTGGACCTCGAGGCGGTGATCCGCGAGCACGTCGAGCGTCGCGGCGCGGGGAGGACCGTGTGCCCCTCCGAGGTCGCGCGGGCCGTCGGGGGCGACGGGGACGAGCGCTGGCGCCCGCTCATGCCCGCCGTGCGCGAAGCGGCGGCGGCGATGGCCCGGCGCGGGGAGATCGCCGTGACGCAGCGCGGGGAGCCGGTCGACGCGCTGGACGCGCGTGGCCCGATCCGGCTCGGGCTGCCGGCGGGGGACTAG
- a CDS encoding acylphosphatase, translating into MAEQTAVRAVAHGRVQGVGFRDFVVQHAAGLGVLGWVVNQEDRTVLVHAEGEDEGVQQLVELLHDGPPAAQVDGVTVERVDVEGHEQFAVRGVPAGRFAVHELDVPGGGFELRLEVGDREWAWALRKTPSLAPADKRLAVELERPNTDVPSSVWDEGLYEQRGRVPWPAALERGHAMVELHGERLRGGFALQRTKPGVRPQWLLVKRRDVHAEG; encoded by the coding sequence GTGGCCGAGCAGACTGCTGTGCGCGCCGTCGCCCACGGGCGGGTCCAGGGCGTGGGGTTCCGCGACTTCGTCGTGCAGCACGCCGCAGGGCTCGGGGTCCTGGGCTGGGTGGTCAACCAGGAGGACCGGACCGTGCTCGTGCACGCCGAGGGCGAGGACGAGGGCGTGCAGCAGCTCGTCGAGCTCCTGCACGACGGGCCGCCCGCCGCGCAGGTCGACGGGGTCACGGTGGAGCGCGTCGACGTCGAGGGCCACGAGCAGTTCGCGGTGCGCGGCGTGCCCGCGGGGCGCTTCGCGGTGCACGAGCTCGACGTCCCCGGCGGCGGCTTCGAGCTGCGCCTGGAGGTCGGCGACCGCGAGTGGGCGTGGGCGCTGCGCAAGACGCCGTCGCTCGCGCCGGCGGACAAGCGCCTGGCGGTGGAGCTCGAGCGCCCGAACACCGACGTGCCGTCGTCGGTCTGGGACGAGGGGCTCTACGAGCAGCGTGGCCGCGTGCCGTGGCCGGCGGCGCTCGAGCGCGGCCACGCGATGGTCGAGCTGCACGGCGAGCGGCTGCGCGGGGGCTTCGCGCTGCAGCGCACGAAGCCCGGGGTGCGCCCGCAGTGGCTGCTCGTCAAGCGCCGCGACGTGCACGCCGAGGGCTAG
- a CDS encoding alkaline phosphatase family protein has protein sequence MLRVGLLALVLLVLAAPARAQAPALDVPPGTSAAKVLVIGTDGTRFDLVQRLMDAGEAPHLRALAQDGFALPSVLQYRPPGALTLSEVGWTTIATGVWPAKHGVRGYALNNDPGQATKNGHLDLLSRLERERPRLSTFLASNWANLGLHRNGGPIFGDAVDAGFAIAAPDDVEGWDAADQEVADVAARQLRERGPDASVVYFGVVDEAAHLVGSATPRYRQAIRDLDRRVGQLLDAIRARPTYAGEQWTVLVTTDHGQQDLAAPSAFSHGGGSDLERTSFVLASGFGVPRVPARPLWVVDLAPSVFVRLGVAVERAWDLDGRAFTTAPAVPAPTAAVRRRGRTLRITVRAPAGAPALRSVAVRGGAARASRRVRAADGARRVRLTVRLGRPAPALVRVTTTDTTGAATATTVRVAGRSAARGRR, from the coding sequence ATGCTGCGGGTCGGCCTCCTCGCGCTGGTCCTCCTGGTCCTCGCCGCGCCCGCGCGCGCCCAGGCGCCGGCGCTCGACGTCCCCCCGGGCACCAGCGCGGCGAAGGTCCTGGTCATCGGGACCGACGGCACCCGCTTCGACCTCGTGCAGCGGCTCATGGACGCCGGCGAGGCGCCGCACCTGCGCGCCCTGGCACAGGACGGCTTCGCGCTGCCCTCGGTGCTCCAGTACCGCCCGCCCGGCGCGCTGACCCTCAGCGAGGTCGGGTGGACGACGATCGCCACGGGCGTCTGGCCCGCCAAGCACGGCGTGCGCGGCTACGCGCTCAACAACGACCCCGGGCAGGCGACGAAGAACGGCCACCTGGACCTCCTGAGCCGCCTCGAGCGCGAGCGCCCGCGGCTCAGCACGTTCCTGGCCAGCAACTGGGCCAACCTCGGCCTGCACCGCAACGGCGGCCCGATCTTCGGCGACGCCGTCGACGCGGGGTTCGCCATCGCCGCACCCGACGACGTCGAGGGCTGGGACGCCGCCGACCAGGAGGTGGCCGACGTCGCCGCCCGCCAGCTGCGTGAGCGCGGCCCGGATGCGAGCGTCGTGTACTTCGGCGTCGTCGACGAGGCCGCCCACCTCGTCGGCTCGGCGACGCCGCGCTACCGGCAGGCGATCCGGGACCTCGACCGGCGCGTCGGCCAGCTGCTCGACGCCATCCGCGCCCGGCCGACCTACGCGGGCGAGCAGTGGACGGTGCTCGTGACGACCGACCACGGCCAGCAGGACCTCGCCGCGCCGTCGGCCTTCAGCCACGGCGGCGGGTCCGACCTCGAGCGCACCTCCTTCGTCCTGGCCTCGGGCTTCGGGGTCCCCCGCGTGCCCGCGCGGCCGCTGTGGGTGGTCGACCTCGCGCCGTCGGTCTTCGTCCGCCTCGGCGTCGCGGTCGAGCGCGCCTGGGACCTCGACGGCCGCGCCTTCACCACCGCGCCGGCGGTCCCCGCGCCGACCGCCGCGGTGCGCCGGCGCGGCCGGACCCTGCGCATCACGGTCCGGGCGCCGGCCGGCGCCCCCGCGCTGCGCTCGGTCGCCGTGCGCGGCGGCGCCGCTCGCGCGAGCAGGCGCGTCCGCGCCGCCGACGGCGCCCGCCGCGTCCGGCTCACCGTGCGCCTGGGCCGCCCCGCGCCCGCCCTGGTGCGCGTGACCACGACCGACACGACCGGCGCCGCGACCGCGACGACGGTCCGCGTGGCGGGCCGGTCAGCCGCTCGCGGCCGGCGCTGA
- a CDS encoding type 1 glutamine amidotransferase domain-containing protein — translation MAGELRGKKVAILAADGVERVELEQPRSAVVDAGADVELLSIHDGEIAARDHDLEDAGTFRVDGLVSQASVDDYDALLLPGGTVNPDQLRMDGDAVSFVRAFFESGKPIGTICHGPWTLVEAGVVEGRRITSWPSVRTDLRNAGATVLDEEVVVDEGLVSSRSPDDLPAFCAKVVEEFAEGPHAQRKAGAAAA, via the coding sequence ATGGCCGGAGAGCTCAGGGGCAAGAAGGTCGCGATCCTGGCGGCGGACGGCGTGGAGCGCGTGGAGCTCGAGCAGCCGCGCAGCGCGGTGGTCGACGCCGGCGCGGACGTCGAGCTGCTGTCGATCCACGACGGTGAGATCGCCGCGCGCGACCACGACCTCGAGGACGCGGGCACGTTCCGCGTCGACGGCCTGGTGTCCCAGGCGTCGGTCGACGACTACGACGCGCTGCTGCTGCCGGGCGGCACGGTGAACCCGGACCAGCTGCGCATGGACGGGGACGCCGTGAGCTTCGTCCGGGCGTTCTTCGAGAGCGGCAAGCCGATCGGGACCATCTGCCACGGGCCGTGGACGCTCGTGGAGGCGGGCGTGGTGGAGGGCCGGCGCATCACCTCGTGGCCGAGCGTGCGCACGGACCTGCGCAACGCCGGCGCCACCGTCCTGGACGAGGAGGTCGTCGTCGACGAGGGGCTCGTCTCCAGTCGCAGCCCCGACGACCTGCCGGCGTTCTGCGCGAAGGTCGTCGAGGAGTTCGCCGAAGGACCCCACGCCCAGCGCAAGGCCGGAGCGGCAGCGGCATGA
- a CDS encoding glutathione-independent formaldehyde dehydrogenase: protein MRAVVYNGPRDVAVREVDDPRIEQPTDALVRITTTNICGSDLHMYEGRTDFEEGRVFGHENLGQVVEVGEGVHRLQVGDWVCLPFNIACGFCVNCTRGLTNYCLTAQPMEDMAGAAYGFADMGPWQGGQAEMLRVPWADFNALRLPEDAEDKQDDYVMVADIFPTGWHATEMAGLQAGETIVVYGGGPVGLMAAYSATLKGACKVMVVDRHPDRLRLAESIGAVAIDDSKESPVDRVLEETNGLGAHRGCECVGYQAHDHQGHERPNDTLNKLVQSVRFTGGIGVVGVYVPEDPGGADDLAKEGKVAFDFGMMWFKGQKMGTGQCPVKRYNRHLRNLIHSGVAEPSFIVSHRLGLDEAPDAYKHFDCRHDGWTKVLLKPGQNGNGAHA, encoded by the coding sequence ATGAGGGCCGTCGTCTACAACGGGCCGCGCGACGTCGCGGTCCGCGAGGTCGACGACCCGCGCATCGAGCAGCCGACCGACGCCCTGGTCCGGATCACCACGACCAACATCTGCGGGTCGGACCTGCACATGTACGAAGGCCGGACCGACTTCGAGGAGGGGCGGGTGTTCGGCCACGAGAACCTCGGGCAGGTCGTGGAGGTCGGTGAGGGCGTCCATCGCCTGCAGGTCGGCGACTGGGTGTGCCTGCCCTTCAACATCGCGTGCGGGTTCTGCGTGAACTGCACCAGAGGGCTCACGAACTACTGCCTGACGGCGCAGCCGATGGAGGACATGGCCGGCGCCGCCTACGGGTTCGCCGACATGGGCCCCTGGCAGGGCGGGCAGGCCGAGATGCTGCGGGTGCCGTGGGCGGACTTCAACGCCCTGCGGCTCCCGGAGGACGCCGAGGACAAGCAGGACGACTACGTGATGGTCGCCGACATCTTCCCGACGGGCTGGCACGCGACCGAGATGGCCGGCCTGCAGGCGGGGGAGACGATCGTCGTCTACGGCGGCGGCCCGGTCGGCCTGATGGCGGCCTACTCCGCGACGCTCAAGGGCGCCTGCAAGGTCATGGTGGTCGACCGGCACCCCGACCGGCTGCGGCTGGCCGAGTCGATCGGCGCCGTGGCGATCGACGACTCCAAGGAGTCGCCCGTCGACCGCGTGCTCGAGGAGACCAACGGCCTCGGCGCGCACCGCGGCTGCGAGTGCGTGGGCTACCAGGCGCACGACCACCAGGGCCATGAGCGGCCCAACGACACGCTCAACAAGCTCGTGCAGTCGGTGCGGTTCACCGGCGGCATCGGCGTGGTGGGCGTCTACGTCCCGGAGGACCCGGGCGGGGCCGACGACCTCGCGAAGGAGGGCAAGGTCGCCTTCGACTTCGGGATGATGTGGTTCAAGGGCCAGAAGATGGGGACCGGACAGTGTCCGGTGAAGCGCTACAACCGCCACCTGCGCAACCTCATCCACTCCGGCGTGGCAGAGCCGTCGTTCATCGTCTCGCACCGCCTCGGGCTCGATGAGGCCCCGGACGCCTACAAGCACTTCGACTGCCGGCACGACGGCTGGACGAAGGTCCTGCTCAAGCCCGGGCAGAACGGCAACGGCGCGCACGCGTAG
- a CDS encoding zinc-dependent alcohol dehydrogenase gives MRANVWSGRNTVQVENVPDPKLLNDRDAIVKITTTAICGSDLHLYDGYIPTMEQGDILGHEFMGEVVEVGKGVGNLAVGDRVVVPFPIACGNCWACKNQLYSVCENSNPNAGMAEKMFGHSTAGIFGYSHLTGGYAGGQAEYARVPFADVGPIKIEDDLPDEQVLFLSDIFPTGYMGAELCDIQGGETIAVFGAGPVGQFAIASAVLLGAERVIAIDQYAYRLEMARNKAGATDVIDFAEDGDIVEQLKELTGGRGPDAVIDAVGMEASHSHGVAHAMDRVKQATRSETDRGGALRDAILACRPGGIVSVIGVYGGLMDKFPTGAFMNKGLTMRTGQCHVQRYLEPLYEHIRKGDIDPSFVVTHRLPLGEAPNGYETFKHKQDECVKVVLKP, from the coding sequence ATGCGCGCCAACGTGTGGTCGGGACGCAACACCGTCCAGGTGGAGAACGTCCCCGACCCGAAGCTCCTCAACGACCGCGACGCCATCGTCAAGATCACGACGACCGCGATCTGCGGCTCGGACCTGCACCTCTACGACGGCTACATCCCGACGATGGAGCAGGGCGACATCCTCGGGCACGAGTTCATGGGCGAGGTCGTCGAGGTCGGCAAGGGCGTCGGCAACCTCGCGGTCGGCGACCGCGTCGTCGTGCCGTTCCCGATCGCCTGCGGCAACTGCTGGGCGTGCAAGAACCAGCTGTACTCGGTCTGCGAGAACTCCAACCCGAACGCCGGGATGGCCGAGAAGATGTTCGGCCACTCGACGGCCGGGATCTTCGGCTACTCGCACCTGACCGGCGGCTACGCCGGCGGCCAGGCCGAGTACGCGCGCGTCCCGTTCGCCGACGTCGGCCCGATCAAGATCGAGGACGACCTGCCCGACGAGCAGGTCCTGTTCCTGTCGGACATCTTCCCGACGGGCTACATGGGCGCCGAGCTCTGCGACATCCAGGGCGGCGAGACGATCGCCGTCTTCGGTGCGGGGCCGGTCGGGCAGTTCGCGATCGCCAGCGCCGTGCTGCTCGGGGCCGAGCGCGTCATCGCGATCGACCAGTACGCCTACCGCCTCGAGATGGCGCGCAACAAGGCGGGAGCCACCGACGTCATCGACTTCGCCGAGGACGGCGACATCGTCGAGCAGCTCAAGGAGCTCACCGGCGGGCGCGGTCCCGACGCGGTCATCGACGCCGTCGGCATGGAGGCCTCGCACAGCCACGGCGTCGCCCACGCGATGGACCGCGTCAAGCAGGCCACGCGGAGCGAGACCGACCGCGGAGGCGCGCTGCGCGACGCGATCCTCGCCTGCCGCCCGGGCGGCATCGTGTCGGTCATCGGCGTCTACGGCGGGCTGATGGACAAGTTCCCCACCGGCGCGTTCATGAACAAGGGCCTGACGATGAGGACGGGGCAGTGCCACGTGCAGCGCTACCTCGAGCCGCTCTACGAGCACATCCGCAAGGGCGACATCGACCCGAGCTTCGTCGTCACCCACCGCCTCCCGCTCGGCGAGGCCCCCAACGGCTACGAGACCTTCAAGCACAAGCAGGACGAGTGCGTGAAGGTCGTCCTCAAGCCCTAG
- a CDS encoding DUF2254 domain-containing protein, with amino-acid sequence MNRIWVLPALLVVTGVAAALGLSAIDRAAGYDLVPVSVVGTASTAQQVLSLLAQAVLNLATVVLSLTLVAVQLAMGQFSPRIVRALQADRRNQAAIGVFLGTFAYAMLAMREVDDQSNQVPGLTVLVAYVLGLACLVGLLVYIHQVSQSLRVGGIIDLVGDETRAQLERRFPPDDEAVPSADGAAGVHTIDARDSGAVVLIERDALVEAAREADARVEVVPMMGDFVPKGAPLARVEGGAVPPDVVRRHVRLASERTHEHDPAYGIRKLVDIAERASADPFDDPTTTVQAIDRLHDCLRLRRRLPSGSYADAAGVPRLLVRELQWPGYVRLSFDEVRLVAAENPQTARRLRAALLDLLDVAPQDRRPPLERQLKLLEAAVARNFDDDADVDAASTADAQGLGSGPDLVTLPLDGARRAGSAARR; translated from the coding sequence GTGAACCGCATCTGGGTGCTTCCCGCGCTGCTCGTCGTCACCGGCGTCGCCGCGGCGCTGGGGCTGTCGGCGATCGACCGGGCGGCGGGCTACGACCTGGTCCCGGTCTCCGTGGTCGGGACGGCGTCGACCGCCCAGCAGGTCCTGTCGCTGCTCGCCCAGGCCGTCCTGAACCTCGCGACCGTCGTGCTGAGCCTCACGCTGGTCGCCGTCCAGCTCGCCATGGGCCAGTTCTCGCCGCGGATCGTCCGGGCGCTGCAGGCCGATCGGCGCAACCAGGCGGCGATCGGCGTCTTCCTCGGGACCTTCGCCTACGCGATGCTCGCCATGCGCGAGGTCGACGACCAGAGCAACCAGGTGCCGGGGCTCACCGTGCTGGTCGCCTACGTGCTCGGTCTGGCGTGCCTGGTCGGCCTGCTCGTCTACATCCACCAGGTCTCGCAGTCCCTGCGGGTCGGCGGGATCATCGACCTCGTCGGCGACGAGACGCGCGCCCAGCTCGAGCGACGCTTCCCGCCCGACGACGAGGCCGTGCCGTCCGCCGACGGTGCCGCCGGGGTCCACACGATCGACGCCAGGGACTCGGGCGCCGTCGTGCTGATCGAGCGCGACGCCCTCGTCGAGGCGGCGCGCGAGGCCGACGCCCGTGTGGAGGTCGTCCCGATGATGGGCGACTTCGTGCCGAAGGGCGCGCCGCTGGCACGGGTGGAGGGCGGCGCGGTGCCGCCCGACGTGGTCCGGCGGCACGTCCGGCTGGCCAGCGAGCGCACCCACGAGCACGACCCGGCGTACGGGATCCGCAAGCTGGTGGACATCGCCGAGCGGGCCAGCGCGGACCCCTTCGACGACCCGACCACGACGGTCCAGGCGATCGATCGCCTGCACGACTGCCTGCGCCTGCGCCGGCGGCTGCCGTCGGGCAGCTACGCCGACGCGGCGGGCGTCCCGCGCCTGCTCGTCCGCGAGCTGCAGTGGCCGGGCTACGTCCGCCTCTCGTTCGACGAGGTGCGGCTCGTGGCGGCGGAGAACCCGCAGACGGCGCGGCGGCTGCGCGCGGCGCTGCTCGACCTGCTCGACGTCGCCCCGCAGGACCGGCGGCCGCCGCTCGAGCGTCAGCTCAAGCTGCTGGAGGCCGCCGTGGCGCGCAACTTCGACGACGACGCCGACGTCGACGCGGCGTCGACCGCGGACGCGCAGGGCCTCGGCTCGGGGCCCGACCTGGTCACCCTGCCGCTGGACGGAGCTCGACGAGCTGGTAGCGCAGCGCGAAGATGA